Proteins found in one Phycodurus eques isolate BA_2022a chromosome 18, UOR_Pequ_1.1, whole genome shotgun sequence genomic segment:
- the ttc32 gene encoding tetratricopeptide repeat protein 32 — MADECVQILQNANFEFKKLNFKRAEELYNRFISSCEHFREREASCLATAYNNRGQIKYIRVDFNEAVEDYTSAIQADDKFEVAFYNRGLINYRLGFFDDAVRDFRQALKLNETFEDAKVGLRRTLLDQQDKTNREY; from the exons ATGGCGGACGAGTGTGTACAAATACTCCAAAATGCCAACTTTGAgtttaaaaaactgaatttcAAAAGGGCCGAAGAACTTTACAACAGGTTCATTTCGTCTTGTGAACATTTCag GGAACGTGAAGCCTCTTGTTTGGCGACAGCTTACAACAACCGCGGACAAATAAAGTATATTCGGGTGGATTTTAACGAAGCCGTCGAGGATTACACCTCGGCGATACAGGCTGATGACAAGTTTGAAGTAGCGTTCTACAACAGAGGACTAATAAATTATAGACTGG GTTTCTTTGACGACGCCGTTAGGGATTTCCGACAAGCTTTAAAGCTCAACGAAACCTTTGAGGATGCCAAAGTCGGCCTTCGACGGACTCTGCTGGACCAACAGGACAAGACAAACAGAGAATATTGA